CAGGAACTACCCATGGTCATCATACAAGTTCTGCCATGTTAAGTGTAGAAGCTTTTGAGTTGGCAAATGATAGCACACAGTTTACTGCTCAACTAAAAAAGACCAATACTTGGCAACCAAAACGTTTGTTTTACAATACTTCTTCTTGGTTTTATAGAGATAATGCCGCTTTTGAAGCTGCTTCTAAAGATTTTATAAAATTTGATATTGGCGAATATTATCCTTTAAAAGGTCTTTCCAACAACGAATTAGCTTCCATTGCTAGTAGCCAACATTTGTCTCAAGGTTTTGGACGCGAATCCACAAGAGGATCTCAAAACGAATATTTAAAATTTTTAAAAGGCGATTCTTTACAAGATAAAAAAGATATTTTTTCAGGAATCAATACCACTTGGAATCGAATCAATGGTGGTGGAAAAATTGGCGATATTTTATATGATATTGAAGAAAATTTCGACTTTAGAAATCCGTCTAAACACGTATCAAAGTTATTAGAAGCGTATCAAAAAATTGAATTATTAGAGAACGAGCATTGGAGAGATTTAAAGAAAAAACAAATTTTAGAAATCATTGAAGCCTGTGCAGGTTTGTATTTAGAAGCTTCTGCAGAAAGCAATAAAGGAACTCCAAATTCTAACATTAAAGTTGATTTTGAAGTTTTAAACAGAAGTAATGTTAATATGACTTTAGCTTCTATAACTTCTACATTAAATCAAGAAGTTTTTGTAAAACAGCAAACCATTTCAAATAACCAAAAAATTAATTTTACAGAAACTATAAATCTTTCTGTTGATGAGTATTCTGATCCATATTGGTTAAGAAAAACGCCAACTTTAGGAATGTATACTGTAGATGATCCTTTATTAATTGGAAAACCAGAAACACCAAGCCCTGCAAAAATTGATTTTAATATCGTGATTGGAAATATCCCAATTACCATTACTAAAAATATTGTAAGAAAATATGCTGAAAGTGACAAAGGAGAAATTTACGAACCTTTTGAAATTTTACCTTTAATAACTACAAAATTAGAGGACAAGGTTTTTATTTTCGCAAATGAAAATCAAAAGAAAATACCTGTAACTATAAAGGCTGGTGCAAATTTTACTTCTGGAAAAGTAACTTTAAAACTTCCTGAAAATTGGCTAGTTTCACCTAGCGAAATTATGTTTAACATCGAACAAAAAAACGACGAAGAAACTGTTGAGTTTTTGATATCTCCTCCAAAAGAGGCGTCTGTTGGAAAAATGGAAATAGTTGCCACTTATAATGGTAAAGAATATACCAAAGAGTTGGTAGAGATTAACTACAGCCATATTCCTAAACAAACTGTTTTATTAAATTCTGAAGCTAAAGTTGTCCGTTTAAACATTAAAAAAGCAGGTGATAAAATTGGCTATATAAAAGGTGCTGGAGATGCTCTTCCAGAAAGTTTGCGTCAAATTGGGTATACTGTTGATGAAATAAATCCTGCTGATATTAACGAAGATATTTTAAAAAAATACGATGCTATTGTTTTAGGAATTAGAGCTTATAATGTTGTAAAAGAACTAAAATTCAAACAAAAATATTTGTTGGAATATGTTGAAAAAGGTGGGAATATGATTGTGCAATACAACACAAACAGAGGTGTTAATGTTGATGCTCCTTACAAATTAAGACTTTCTAGAGATCGAGTTACAGACGAACTTGCAGACGTAACTATTTTAGATAGCAATCACGAACTGCTAAATTACCCGAATAAAATTACTGACGAAGATTTTAATGATTGGGTGCAAGAAAGAGGTTTATATTTCCCAGATGCTTGGGATCCAAATTTTACGCCTCTACTTTCCATGTATGACAAAGGCGAATTGCCAAAAAACGGAAGTTTGTTAATTGCAAAATATGGCAAAGGAAATTACATATACACAGGTTTAAGTTTCTTTAGAGAATTGCCTGCTGGAGTTTCTGGCGCTTATAAATTATTTGCGAATATGTTGTCTGTGAAAGGAAGGTAGTTTTTCAAGTTATGAGTTATGAGTTTATAAAAAAATCATTTTTTTGTTCATCAACAAGTAGTAATTATTTTATAAAAAACGGTTTGAAATAAATAAGTTTAGCCCTGATTGAAACATTTGTTTGAGCTCTTTTTTAGTGTCAGTTCGAGTGAATTTGCTTTTCGCAAATTTGTATCGAGAACACACTAAAAAAAGCGAGTGTTGAAAGCAGAAAATAGCTTCAAATAAAAACAAGATACAATGAAACAAGAAAAATATACTTGGAAAACAGCATACACATTAGTCTTAATTGCCAATGTTATTTACATCATCGCATTTTATTTTATTACGAATTATTTTACAGTTTAAAAGATGGAAATAGAAAGCAAATTACATCTGGTAGATTGGATAATTTTAGCGACAACCTTACTTTTTATTGTAGGTTATGGAACGTATGTAACCAGAAAAAACAGCAACGTAACTGATTATATTAAAGGTGGAAGTGATTCAAAATGGTGGACAATTGGCTTATCAGTTATGGCAACTCAAGCCAGTGCCATTACGTTTTTATCTACTCCAGGACAAGCATTTCATAGTGGAATGGGTTTTGTGCAATTCTATTTTGGGTTGCCAATTGCCATGGTTATTATTTGCGTGGTTTTTATTCCTATTTATCACAAATTAAAAGTTTATACAGCCTACGAATTTTTAGAAGGAAGATTCGATTTAAAAACACGAAGTTTAGCTGCAATTTTATTCTTAATTCAACGTGGTTTGGCTGCTGGAATTACCATTTTTGCGCCTGCAATTATTTTAAGCGCAGTTTTAGGTTGGGATTTAATGACCTTGAATATTATTATCGGGTTTTTGGTAATTATTTACACAGTTTCTGGAGGCACAAAAGCTGTAAATGTTACTCAAAAACAACAAATGATTATCATTTTTATAGGAATGTTGATTGCATTTTTTATGATTATGAGTCAGCTTCCTGAAAATATTACGTTTACAAATGCACTTGAAATTGCTGGAGCAAGCAATAAAATGGAAGTGTTAGATTTTTCTTTCGATTTGAGTAATAGATACACAGTTTGGACAGGGATTTTGGGAGGAACGTTTTTAATGTTGTCCTATTTTGGAACGGATCAAAGTCAAGTGCAGCGTTATTTGTCTGGGAAATCTGTGAGAGAAAGTCAGTTAGGTTTAATTTTTAACGGTCTTTTAAAAGTGCCAATGCAGTTTTTTATTTTGTTGATTGGTGTGATGGTTTTTGTGTTTTATCAATTTAATCCTGCTCCTTTAAATTTTAATCCTGGTGCAAATATTGAGGTTCAGAAATCTAAATATGTTGAGGAATATAAGGCTTTAGAGCAAGAACACATCAATATAGAAAATAGTAAAAAAGCACTTTTTTTGGATGGTTTTCAAGTGGAAGAAAAACAACAAGTTCAAGAGTTAAATGAAAGAGATTTGGCTGTTAAAGCAAAATCGAAAGCCATTATTGATAAACTTGATGAAGAAAATTTATTAGAGAAAATAGAATCGAATGATAAAGATTATGTGTTTATTCATTTTATTTTAAATAATTTACCAAGAGGTTTAATTGGTTTGTTATTGGCTGTAATTTTATCTGCAGCAATGTCATCTACAGCATCCGAATTAAATGCGTTAGCTGGCACAACTGCCATGGATTTATACAAACGAAATGTAAAAGGAGAAAAAAGTGATGATCATTTTGTAAAAGCCTCTAAATGGTTCACGTTAGCTTGGGGAATTATTGCCATTTCTGTGGCTTGTATTGCAGATTTGTTTGATAATTTAATTCAATTGGTTAATATTATTGGATCCATATTTTATGGAAATGTTTTAGGGATTTTTCTATTGGCATTTTTTGTGAAATTTGTGAGAGGAAATGCTGTTTTTATTGCAGCATTAATTACGCAAATTATTATTATTACTGTTTACTTTTTAGATTGGTTACCTTATTTATGGCTCAATTTATTAGGTTGTGCTTTGGTTATGGGAATTGCAATTATTTTGCAAACCTTTATTCCAACAAAAGATAAAATTGAGGAAGATTTGGAAGCTATTGGCTTGGATTAATCAAATTTTCAGAGCTGAAAAAATCTTTATGAAAAACTCAAGATATTAATTTGACAAAAAAATAAAAAGCACTAATTCACGAATTTTTATTTGGAATTTTTAATGTTTTAAAAGTTTTATTCGTGAGTTCGTGACATTTCAAAAAAAATATTTATGGAAAAAAGAACAATTAAATGGGGAATTATTGGTTTAGGCAAAATCGCCAATAAGTTTGCAACAGATTTAGCAACCATAGAACATGCAGAATTAGTTGCTGTAGCTTCTCGAAGTCAAGAAAATGCAAATGATTTTGCTAAAAAATACAATGCAGAAAAAGCTTATAATTCTTATGAAGCTTTAGCTAAAGATGTTGAAGTAGATGCTGTGTATATTGCAACTCCACACAGTTTTCATAAAGAGCATGCTATTTTATGTTTGCAAAATAAAAAAGCAGTTTTATGCGAAAAACCTTTTGCAATGAATTTACAAGATGTTTCAGAAATGATTGCTGTCGCCAAAGAAAATGACACGCTACTAATGGAGGCTTTATGGACGTATTTTTTACCTCACTTTAATTTTGTTTTAGAAATTATACAACAAGAAAAATTCGGAAAGCTACAAGAACTAAAAGCAGATTTTGGTTTTTATACACCTTATAATACAGATAGTAGAGTTTTTAAGAAAGAAGTTGGTGGAGGCAGTTTATTAGACATTGGTATTTATCCAATTTTTGCAGCTTTATCAACTTTAGGCAAACCAAAAAACATCGAAGCAGAAGCTACATTTTTTAAAAACGGAGCAGATTCAAGTTGCTCTATGATTTTTGAATATGAAAATTCAAAAGCCTATTTAAAAAGTACACTGTTAGAAGAAACGCCAACTGAGGCTATTTTTACGTTTGACGATGCCATTGTAAAAATAAACACACAATTTCATGAACCTTCCAATGTTACCATTATAAAAGATGGTAAACAAGAAACCATCGATTTTGGGTACAATACTATTGGTTATAATTACGAAACCGAACATTTTAATCAACTAATTAGAGAAAACAAAAAAGAAAGTACTATAATGACTTTTGAGTTTTCTAAATCTTTAATGAATACTTTGGATGACGTTCGAAAAGTTATTGGTTTGGAGTATTAACGTACTTCATTCGTCAAACCCTCACCATTTTCAAACTCTTTAATATTATTTAAAGTAGTAGTCGTTATTTCTGTCATCGCTTCTCTTGTAAAAAAAGCTTGATGAGAAGTAATCAACACATTAGGAAAACTATTTAACCTCATTAACAAATCGTCTTTAATTATGCTTTCTGATAAATCATTGAAAAAAACATTTTCTTCTTGCTCATAAACATCGATTCCTAAAAAAGCAATTTTTTTAGACTTTAAACCTGCAATTACATCTTTTGTATTTACTAATGCACCTCTACTTGTGTTTACCAACAAAACACCTTTTTTCATTTTTCCGATAGAACTTTTATCAACTATATGTTTTGTATGTTGATTTAAAGGACAATGAAGCGAAATAACATCACTTTTATTAAAAAGCGCATCCAAAGAAACATATTGAACACCCTTTTTTTCTAATTCCTCATTTTTATTGATATCATAAGCCAAAACCTCACAACCAAAACCCTTTGCAATGTTACAAAATGCAGCTCCTATTTTCCCTGTTCCAATAACGCCTACAACTTTTTTATGCAGATTAAAACCAATTAAATTTGTTAACGAAAAATTACCTTCTCTAACTCTATTATAAGCTTTATGTGTTTTCCTGTTGAGTGTTAAAATGAGCGCCATTGCATGTTCTGCAACAGCTTCTGGACTATAAGCTGGTACTCTTACAACTTTTATATTATTTTGTTTACAAGCATCTAAATCTACATTATTAAAACCTGCACATCTTAAAGCTATTAATTTTACACCTTTTTTTGCAATAACTTCAACCGTTTTTTTGTTCATTACATCATTTACAAACACACAAACTGCGTCAAAATCTTTAGTTAGGTTTGCTGTATTAGGTTTTAAACTTGTTTCAAAATAAGATATTTTTATATCATATTCTTTTTTGAATTTATCAAAATACTCTTTATCATAAGGTTTTGTACTAAAAACGGCTAGTTTCATTTTCTGTTTATTTTTAAAACTAATTTAGTTAAAATTAATTTACAAAAAAAAAATCTCAAGCATAAACTTGAGACTTTTTATTTTTTTAATAGAAAGTTACAATTTACATTGCTCCCCATTCTTTTAAAGATGCTTTGTTCATTTTTACATAACCAGCATTATTAGCTTTTTCAGCATATTCTAAAGATTTTTTTGCAGCAGCAATGGCACCTTTAGTATTCCCAGCTTTTGCATGGATTAAAGATTGCTGACGTAAAAACCAAAATTTTGGAGCATCAGCAGTCATTTCTACAGCTTTATCAATCCAAGTTTGTGCTTGTTTAATGTCTTTATCTGCTTCTAAATAATATACTGCAGCTGCATACATATCCTGTGCAGAAGGTCCAGCCATTAAAGCAGTAATTTGCTTAGAAACCATTGAATCTGTTGGCACTTCAAACTTAAAAGGTACGTAAACGTTTTCCCACATAATTCCTAAAACAGCAGAATTGTTGGTTAAGTCGTCAAAAGTAATGGTAAAAGTTTCAATTGGCATTGGCATATCGTAAGGAGTTACAGTTACTTTTGCAGCAACTTTAGTTTCATCCCACTTTGCAGGAGCTCCCCAATTTGATGCGTCTGTGTATAACATTACATCCCAAGTTTCTTTTCCAGGAATGGTATACAAAGCGTACGTTCCTGCTTTTAACATTTTACCATCTACCATAAAATCTGTAGAAAAAGTAAGTTTTGTGTTTGCATTTGCGCCTGTTCTCCAAACTTTTCCATAATCTTCTAAACCTCCAAAAATGGTTCTACCTTTCATGCTTGGTCTTGAATATTCTAAAGTTACGTCTGTTAAACCAACTGTTTGTTCCGTTTTTTGAGATGGACTTGGTGCTGGTGTTTTAATTTGTGCAGTTGCAGAAAAAGCAAAAGCTGCTACAAATAATGATAGTATAATTTTTTTCATAATGAGTGAGTTATTTAATTTATAATAATATCAAAATTACGATTTAGAAAAAATAGAAATGTTAACAAAAGCCTAAATTAAGGGGTTGTATCTTTGTAGGTATTCAACAAAAATAACATTACATCTATGAATAAAATAAGCATTTTAGGTTGTGGCTGGTTAGGG
The DNA window shown above is from Polaribacter sp. Hel_I_88 and carries:
- a CDS encoding sodium:solute symporter, translated to MEIESKLHLVDWIILATTLLFIVGYGTYVTRKNSNVTDYIKGGSDSKWWTIGLSVMATQASAITFLSTPGQAFHSGMGFVQFYFGLPIAMVIICVVFIPIYHKLKVYTAYEFLEGRFDLKTRSLAAILFLIQRGLAAGITIFAPAIILSAVLGWDLMTLNIIIGFLVIIYTVSGGTKAVNVTQKQQMIIIFIGMLIAFFMIMSQLPENITFTNALEIAGASNKMEVLDFSFDLSNRYTVWTGILGGTFLMLSYFGTDQSQVQRYLSGKSVRESQLGLIFNGLLKVPMQFFILLIGVMVFVFYQFNPAPLNFNPGANIEVQKSKYVEEYKALEQEHINIENSKKALFLDGFQVEEKQQVQELNERDLAVKAKSKAIIDKLDEENLLEKIESNDKDYVFIHFILNNLPRGLIGLLLAVILSAAMSSTASELNALAGTTAMDLYKRNVKGEKSDDHFVKASKWFTLAWGIIAISVACIADLFDNLIQLVNIIGSIFYGNVLGIFLLAFFVKFVRGNAVFIAALITQIIIITVYFLDWLPYLWLNLLGCALVMGIAIILQTFIPTKDKIEEDLEAIGLD
- a CDS encoding Gfo/Idh/MocA family protein, which produces MSKKIFMEKRTIKWGIIGLGKIANKFATDLATIEHAELVAVASRSQENANDFAKKYNAEKAYNSYEALAKDVEVDAVYIATPHSFHKEHAILCLQNKKAVLCEKPFAMNLQDVSEMIAVAKENDTLLMEALWTYFLPHFNFVLEIIQQEKFGKLQELKADFGFYTPYNTDSRVFKKEVGGGSLLDIGIYPIFAALSTLGKPKNIEAEATFFKNGADSSCSMIFEYENSKAYLKSTLLEETPTEAIFTFDDAIVKINTQFHEPSNVTIIKDGKQETIDFGYNTIGYNYETEHFNQLIRENKKESTIMTFEFSKSLMNTLDDVRKVIGLEY
- a CDS encoding 2-hydroxyacid dehydrogenase, with the protein product MKLAVFSTKPYDKEYFDKFKKEYDIKISYFETSLKPNTANLTKDFDAVCVFVNDVMNKKTVEVIAKKGVKLIALRCAGFNNVDLDACKQNNIKVVRVPAYSPEAVAEHAMALILTLNRKTHKAYNRVREGNFSLTNLIGFNLHKKVVGVIGTGKIGAAFCNIAKGFGCEVLAYDINKNEELEKKGVQYVSLDALFNKSDVISLHCPLNQHTKHIVDKSSIGKMKKGVLLVNTSRGALVNTKDVIAGLKSKKIAFLGIDVYEQEENVFFNDLSESIIKDDLLMRLNSFPNVLITSHQAFFTREAMTEITTTTLNNIKEFENGEGLTNEVR
- a CDS encoding PIG-L family deacetylase encodes the protein MKNSLLTISAFLLISTSIFAQKPQKLTSNEIYEKIQKLNFLGTALYIAAHPDDENTRLIAYLANNVKARTGYLSLTRGDGGQNLIGSEIRELLGVIRTQELLAARKVDGGEQFFTRANDFGYSKHPDETLKIWNKEKVLSDVVWAIRTFKPDVIINRFNHETPGTTHGHHTSSAMLSVEAFELANDSTQFTAQLKKTNTWQPKRLFYNTSSWFYRDNAAFEAASKDFIKFDIGEYYPLKGLSNNELASIASSQHLSQGFGRESTRGSQNEYLKFLKGDSLQDKKDIFSGINTTWNRINGGGKIGDILYDIEENFDFRNPSKHVSKLLEAYQKIELLENEHWRDLKKKQILEIIEACAGLYLEASAESNKGTPNSNIKVDFEVLNRSNVNMTLASITSTLNQEVFVKQQTISNNQKINFTETINLSVDEYSDPYWLRKTPTLGMYTVDDPLLIGKPETPSPAKIDFNIVIGNIPITITKNIVRKYAESDKGEIYEPFEILPLITTKLEDKVFIFANENQKKIPVTIKAGANFTSGKVTLKLPENWLVSPSEIMFNIEQKNDEETVEFLISPPKEASVGKMEIVATYNGKEYTKELVEINYSHIPKQTVLLNSEAKVVRLNIKKAGDKIGYIKGAGDALPESLRQIGYTVDEINPADINEDILKKYDAIVLGIRAYNVVKELKFKQKYLLEYVEKGGNMIVQYNTNRGVNVDAPYKLRLSRDRVTDELADVTILDSNHELLNYPNKITDEDFNDWVQERGLYFPDAWDPNFTPLLSMYDKGELPKNGSLLIAKYGKGNYIYTGLSFFRELPAGVSGAYKLFANMLSVKGR
- a CDS encoding DUF2911 domain-containing protein; translation: MKKIILSLFVAAFAFSATAQIKTPAPSPSQKTEQTVGLTDVTLEYSRPSMKGRTIFGGLEDYGKVWRTGANANTKLTFSTDFMVDGKMLKAGTYALYTIPGKETWDVMLYTDASNWGAPAKWDETKVAAKVTVTPYDMPMPIETFTITFDDLTNNSAVLGIMWENVYVPFKFEVPTDSMVSKQITALMAGPSAQDMYAAAVYYLEADKDIKQAQTWIDKAVEMTADAPKFWFLRQQSLIHAKAGNTKGAIAAAKKSLEYAEKANNAGYVKMNKASLKEWGAM